In the Natronobacterium texcoconense genome, one interval contains:
- a CDS encoding ATP-NAD kinase family protein, giving the protein MESLGVVVNPIAGMGGRVGLKGTDGKLEEARQRGAEPRAPDRARKALRSLYDRDPDCTVYTAADVMGEHATRDAGFDPVVVYEPATDDGRTDDPADAETTADDTRRAVRAFLEEGVDLVLFVGGDGTAVDVAEVLEDEGEASPEDAEPTPMLGVPAGVKVYSSVFAVTPRDAGRIAAEFDRIESREVNDIDEEAYREGEVRAELRAIVPVPVAPDLQSSKQLASGSVDALASGFAREVESGRTYVFGPGSTVGTIEEELGIDPSPLGVDAWRAGPDTDEPAAGGDLLARDAAEEGILEVLEEPTTIVVSPIGGQGFIFGRGNHQISPAVIERADEIDVVASEEKLDGLDSLRVDTDDDTVDEELRGWLRVRTGRFTTRLVKVV; this is encoded by the coding sequence ATGGAGTCTCTCGGCGTCGTAGTCAACCCGATCGCGGGCATGGGCGGTCGCGTCGGGCTGAAGGGTACCGATGGGAAACTCGAGGAAGCACGCCAGCGTGGTGCAGAGCCACGAGCACCGGATCGCGCTCGCAAGGCCCTCCGATCGCTGTACGACCGTGACCCGGACTGTACTGTCTATACGGCCGCAGACGTCATGGGCGAGCACGCGACTCGAGACGCGGGATTCGATCCGGTCGTCGTGTACGAGCCAGCGACGGACGACGGTCGAACTGACGACCCCGCCGACGCGGAAACGACCGCAGACGACACGCGACGGGCGGTCCGGGCGTTTCTCGAGGAGGGCGTCGATCTCGTCCTGTTCGTCGGCGGCGACGGGACGGCCGTCGACGTGGCGGAAGTCCTCGAGGACGAAGGCGAAGCATCGCCAGAAGACGCCGAACCGACGCCGATGCTCGGCGTTCCGGCGGGCGTCAAGGTCTACTCGTCGGTGTTCGCCGTGACACCGAGGGATGCGGGCCGGATCGCCGCCGAGTTCGACCGAATCGAGTCCCGCGAGGTCAACGATATCGACGAAGAGGCCTACCGCGAGGGCGAGGTGCGGGCCGAACTCCGCGCGATCGTTCCGGTTCCGGTCGCTCCCGATCTGCAGTCGAGCAAGCAACTCGCGAGCGGGAGCGTCGACGCGCTCGCGTCCGGCTTCGCCCGCGAAGTCGAGTCCGGCCGCACGTACGTCTTCGGTCCCGGAAGCACCGTCGGTACGATCGAGGAAGAACTGGGCATCGACCCCTCCCCGCTTGGCGTCGACGCCTGGCGGGCCGGTCCCGACACTGACGAGCCAGCGGCAGGCGGTGACCTCCTCGCCCGTGACGCCGCCGAAGAGGGCATCCTCGAGGTCCTCGAGGAGCCGACGACGATCGTCGTCTCGCCGATCGGCGGCCAGGGCTTTATCTTCGGCCGGGGCAACCACCAGATCTCGCCCGCCGTCATCGAGCGCGCCGACGAGATCGACGTCGTCGCCTCGGAGGAGAAACTCGACGGCCTCGACTCGCTGCGGGTCGACACCGACGACGACACGGTCGACGAGGAGCTCCGTGGCTGGCTCAGGGTCCGGACGGGCCGGTTCACGACGCGGCTGGTCAAGGTCGTCTAA
- a CDS encoding carbon-nitrogen family hydrolase, translating into MNADTHDPDRPLTIELAQIQVEAGAIDRNVDRALEAIEDAADRGADLVALPELFNVGYFAFDLYDRYAESVEGETFSRLREAAADHEVAVLAGTIVEDLAETESVPTPADEGLANTAALFDAEGDLQLIYRKHHLFGYESAESELLVPGERLETATIGGVTVGVTTCYDLRFPELYRELVDAGTELLLAPSAWPYPRIEHWETLSRARAIENQCYVATINGSGSFDTGDGEATLLGRSTVYDPWGVTVASSGDAPTTVRADVDPETIATVRDEFPALRDRRL; encoded by the coding sequence ATGAACGCCGATACCCACGACCCCGACCGTCCACTGACGATCGAACTCGCACAGATCCAGGTCGAGGCAGGCGCGATCGACCGGAACGTCGACCGTGCGCTCGAGGCGATCGAGGACGCCGCCGATCGCGGCGCGGACCTCGTCGCCCTGCCGGAGCTGTTCAACGTCGGCTACTTCGCGTTCGATCTCTACGACCGCTACGCCGAATCCGTCGAGGGCGAGACGTTCTCCCGACTGCGCGAGGCCGCGGCCGACCACGAGGTTGCCGTCCTCGCGGGAACGATCGTCGAGGACCTCGCAGAGACCGAGAGCGTCCCGACGCCGGCCGACGAGGGACTGGCCAACACCGCCGCGCTGTTCGACGCCGAGGGCGACCTGCAACTGATCTACCGGAAACACCACCTCTTCGGCTACGAATCCGCCGAATCCGAACTGCTCGTCCCCGGCGAGCGACTCGAGACGGCGACCATCGGCGGCGTCACCGTCGGCGTGACGACCTGTTACGACCTCCGGTTTCCCGAACTCTACCGGGAACTGGTCGATGCGGGAACGGAACTCCTGCTCGCCCCGAGCGCGTGGCCTTACCCTCGGATCGAACACTGGGAGACGCTCTCGCGGGCGCGAGCGATCGAGAATCAGTGTTACGTCGCAACGATCAACGGCTCCGGGTCGTTCGACACCGGCGACGGCGAGGCCACGCTGCTCGGCCGATCGACCGTCTACGACCCGTGGGGCGTCACCGTCGCCTCGAGCGGCGACGCGCCGACGACGGTCAGAGCCGACGTCGATCCCGAAACGATCGCGACCGTTCGCGACGAGTTCCCGGCGCTTCGCGATCGGCGACTCTGA
- a CDS encoding phosphate signaling complex PhoU family protein, with product METRKVQRLGPSTLAMTLPAEWASEHDVEKGDEVSLRTSGKGTLTVMPESASSEETEAIIHADDLTAAAVERAIVAQYVLGRRVIRIEREDGALESDHINAVYQAETQLMGLGVIEETPESISIRCSVDPEDFTLDNLLERLERTGQTMRGEAIKALAHGNPDLAQRALNRERQANKIFVLLLRLIFTAYQNPNLARAVGLNSGFPLIGYRSIAKNLELTADNAEDIADIVMETEGHSLDVDSSVMRDIRELNDLVGDITSLAVEAAVERDYDMSNEVRTLFHDIADREDEILEELPEMSNEELLRVREVLVSLQQTAEYAMRNAEIAANLALNEESEHTTIN from the coding sequence ATGGAAACGCGGAAAGTGCAACGGCTCGGGCCGTCGACGCTGGCGATGACCCTCCCCGCAGAGTGGGCCTCCGAACACGACGTCGAGAAAGGCGACGAGGTGTCGCTTCGAACCAGCGGAAAGGGCACGCTGACGGTAATGCCCGAATCGGCCAGTTCCGAGGAGACGGAAGCGATCATCCACGCCGACGACCTCACCGCCGCCGCGGTCGAACGCGCAATCGTCGCCCAGTACGTCCTCGGCCGACGCGTCATCCGCATCGAACGCGAGGACGGCGCTCTCGAGTCCGATCACATCAACGCCGTCTACCAGGCCGAAACCCAGCTAATGGGACTCGGTGTCATCGAGGAGACCCCCGAGAGCATCTCCATTCGCTGTTCGGTCGACCCGGAGGACTTTACGCTCGATAACCTGCTCGAGCGCCTGGAGCGAACCGGCCAGACGATGCGTGGCGAGGCGATCAAGGCGCTCGCCCACGGCAACCCCGACCTGGCACAGCGGGCCCTGAACCGGGAGCGCCAGGCGAACAAAATCTTCGTCCTCCTCCTGCGATTGATCTTCACTGCCTACCAGAACCCGAACCTCGCGCGTGCGGTCGGACTCAACAGCGGCTTCCCGCTGATCGGCTACCGATCGATCGCGAAGAACCTCGAACTCACTGCGGACAACGCCGAGGACATCGCCGACATCGTCATGGAGACGGAAGGGCACTCGCTGGACGTCGACAGTTCGGTCATGCGCGACATCCGCGAACTGAACGATCTCGTCGGCGATATCACCTCCCTCGCGGTCGAGGCGGCGGTCGAACGCGATTACGACATGTCCAACGAGGTCCGAACGCTGTTTCACGACATCGCCGACCGCGAAGACGAAATCCTCGAGGAACTCCCCGAGATGTCCAACGAGGAACTGCTGCGGGTGCGTGAAGTACTCGTTAGCCTCCAGCAAACCGCCGAGTACGCGATGCGAAACGCCGAAATCGCCGCGAACCTCGCGCTGAACGAGGAGTCAGAGCACACGACCATCAACTGA
- a CDS encoding 7-carboxy-7-deazaguanine synthase QueE: MPVSDSIDERPDSDATAGPSLPINELFYSLQGEGTLAGVPSVFVRTSGCNLRCWFCDSYHTSWEPTHAWMSLEEIIAEIEGHDADHVVLTGGEPLLHEESVDLLEALDARGYHTTVETNGTIHREAPIDLASISPKLASSTPTPERDPSGEMPEESRDDERRSSGAMNREDGEWAERHESERIDMEALAALVETYEFQLKFVVTDEGDMPEILELLADLREVADIPVRDEDVLLMPEGATRDRLAETRERVANLAMEYGFRYTPRLHVDLWNDAPET; this comes from the coding sequence ATGCCGGTTTCCGATTCGATCGACGAACGGCCGGATTCGGACGCGACTGCCGGCCCTTCGCTACCGATCAACGAACTGTTCTACTCCCTGCAGGGCGAGGGCACGCTGGCCGGCGTCCCCTCCGTCTTCGTCCGGACGAGCGGCTGTAACCTCCGGTGCTGGTTCTGTGACTCCTATCACACCTCCTGGGAGCCGACTCACGCGTGGATGAGTCTCGAAGAGATTATCGCCGAAATCGAAGGCCACGACGCCGACCACGTCGTCCTCACGGGTGGCGAACCCCTGCTCCACGAGGAGAGCGTCGACCTGCTCGAGGCACTCGACGCGCGTGGCTATCACACGACCGTCGAGACCAACGGGACGATCCACCGCGAGGCGCCGATCGACCTTGCGTCGATCAGCCCGAAACTCGCGAGCAGTACGCCGACGCCCGAGCGCGATCCGAGCGGCGAGATGCCGGAAGAATCTCGAGACGATGAACGACGATCGTCGGGAGCCATGAACCGGGAAGACGGCGAGTGGGCCGAACGACACGAGAGCGAGCGCATCGACATGGAGGCGCTCGCAGCTCTCGTCGAGACCTACGAATTCCAGTTGAAGTTCGTCGTCACGGACGAGGGAGACATGCCCGAGATCCTCGAGTTACTCGCCGACCTTCGCGAGGTCGCCGACATCCCCGTTCGCGACGAGGACGTCCTGTTGATGCCCGAAGGAGCCACCCGCGACCGCCTCGCCGAGACTCGCGAACGGGTCGCCAACCTCGCGATGGAGTACGGATTCCGGTACACGCCGCGATTGCACGTTGACCTCTGGAACGACGCACCCGAGACGTAG
- a CDS encoding metallophosphoesterase, with product MSQDTTGSDEIRVEPVPGEPAATATAGGDRLLLVADYHAGYEAGLRYERGVDVPSRAPDRRERLLSLLERTDPDHLVVLGDLMHSIGDPGGAERGELEVLFESFPPTLSVTVVKGNHDGKIETWLVDDSEYGDGPADVTVVPGDGIAIDGIGVCHGHTWPAREVLESEVICLGHEHPCVRLEDEVGGSRVERVWLRGRADPAAFREHYDTNGEGPGVAGDGRPPSGLIVLPAFNDLVGGTWVNLPDQSFLAPFLPDGLSDGEAYLLDGTRLGPYDAI from the coding sequence ATGTCCCAGGATACGACCGGTAGCGACGAGATTCGCGTCGAACCGGTCCCCGGCGAACCCGCCGCGACCGCGACGGCTGGCGGAGACCGCCTGCTGCTCGTCGCCGACTACCACGCCGGCTACGAGGCTGGCCTGCGGTACGAACGCGGCGTCGACGTCCCGAGTCGCGCCCCGGACCGCCGCGAACGCTTGCTCTCGCTGCTCGAGCGCACTGATCCCGACCACCTCGTCGTCCTCGGTGATCTCATGCACTCGATCGGCGACCCCGGCGGTGCCGAACGCGGCGAACTCGAGGTGCTGTTCGAGTCGTTCCCTCCGACGCTTTCGGTGACGGTCGTGAAGGGTAACCACGACGGGAAGATCGAGACGTGGCTCGTCGACGATAGCGAGTACGGCGACGGCCCCGCCGACGTAACTGTCGTTCCAGGCGACGGGATCGCTATCGACGGCATCGGCGTCTGTCACGGCCACACCTGGCCCGCACGCGAGGTGCTCGAGAGCGAAGTGATCTGTCTGGGACACGAACACCCCTGCGTTCGCCTCGAGGACGAGGTCGGCGGCAGCCGCGTCGAACGGGTGTGGCTCCGCGGACGGGCTGATCCGGCGGCGTTTCGAGAGCACTACGATACGAACGGTGAGGGTCCGGGGGTCGCAGGCGACGGCCGGCCGCCATCCGGTCTGATCGTACTGCCGGCGTTCAACGACCTCGTCGGCGGGACCTGGGTGAATCTCCCGGACCAGTCGTTTCTCGCACCGTTTCTGCCGGACGGCCTCTCGGACGGGGAGGCCTACCTACTCGACGGAACGCGACTCGGACCGTACGACGCCATCTGA
- a CDS encoding CoxG family protein: protein MTVRIERAFELSASPEQVWEFIADPENRARAISVVREYTADDPSGREVTWHVELPIPLVRRTVAVETEDLTRRPPEYVEFVGKSKVMKVTGEHHIVETDEGTRLENRFVVDGKLPGVEKFFRRNLDGEIENLRRALERWLATET, encoded by the coding sequence ATGACTGTACGGATCGAGCGGGCGTTCGAGCTGTCGGCGTCGCCCGAACAGGTATGGGAGTTCATCGCTGACCCCGAGAACCGCGCCCGGGCGATCAGCGTCGTGCGCGAGTACACCGCCGACGATCCGAGCGGTCGCGAGGTGACCTGGCACGTCGAGTTGCCGATCCCGCTCGTGCGGCGAACGGTCGCCGTCGAGACCGAGGATCTCACCCGTCGTCCCCCCGAGTACGTCGAGTTCGTCGGCAAATCCAAGGTGATGAAAGTCACCGGCGAGCACCACATTGTCGAGACCGACGAGGGCACTCGCCTCGAGAACCGGTTCGTCGTCGACGGCAAACTCCCCGGCGTCGAGAAGTTCTTCAGGCGAAACCTCGACGGTGAGATCGAAAACCTGCGACGCGCACTCGAGCGCTGGCTCGCGACGGAGACCTGA
- a CDS encoding VOC family protein has product MKFTGIDHFVLTVSDVAASCAFYEKLGAEIVTFGDDRKAIRFGDQKINLHPVDNDVEPVAADPTPGAGDVCLLTTTSLEAVQRQLEEHDVDVVMGPIDRTGAVGPIRSVYVRDPDDNLVEIGTYDVP; this is encoded by the coding sequence ATGAAGTTCACCGGCATCGACCACTTCGTCCTCACCGTCTCCGACGTGGCGGCCAGCTGTGCGTTCTACGAGAAACTCGGAGCCGAAATCGTAACGTTCGGCGACGATCGGAAGGCGATCCGCTTCGGCGACCAGAAGATCAACCTCCACCCGGTCGACAACGACGTCGAACCCGTCGCTGCGGACCCGACACCCGGCGCTGGAGACGTCTGTCTCCTGACGACGACGTCGCTCGAGGCGGTCCAGCGCCAGCTCGAGGAACACGACGTCGACGTCGTCATGGGGCCGATCGATCGCACGGGCGCGGTCGGCCCAATCAGGTCGGTGTACGTCCGGGATCCGGACGACAACCTCGTCGAGATCGGAACGTACGACGTTCCCTGA
- a CDS encoding 6-pyruvoyl trahydropterin synthase family protein — MTTGTGSLEQTAANDESIVGTSRTLEVGHDRPIRISAGHRLLHHDGKCSRPHGHNYEVAVTIEGELTEEGWVADKGDVTAVIEEWDHMFLVEEGDPLVEAFEAAGDDDALVVLEHPPTAEVMSVLLEGKLEEALPDTVSDVAVRVNETSELCAGSGF, encoded by the coding sequence ATGACCACTGGAACAGGATCGCTCGAGCAGACGGCAGCGAACGACGAGTCCATCGTCGGCACCAGCCGAACGCTCGAGGTCGGTCACGACCGCCCGATCAGGATCAGCGCCGGTCACCGACTCCTGCACCACGACGGGAAGTGTTCGCGGCCGCACGGCCACAACTACGAGGTCGCCGTCACGATCGAAGGCGAACTCACCGAGGAGGGATGGGTCGCCGACAAGGGCGACGTCACTGCGGTTATCGAGGAGTGGGACCACATGTTCCTCGTGGAGGAAGGCGACCCGCTCGTCGAGGCCTTCGAAGCCGCCGGCGACGACGACGCTCTCGTGGTGCTCGAGCACCCGCCGACGGCCGAGGTGATGAGCGTGCTTCTGGAGGGGAAACTCGAGGAAGCCCTCCCCGATACCGTCTCCGACGTGGCGGTCCGGGTCAACGAGACGAGCGAACTCTGTGCGGGAAGCGGGTTCTGA
- a CDS encoding competence/damage-inducible protein A: protein MNVAVVTVGDELLAGQTTNTNATWLCERLAERGVDVERVTTVPDRIGDIARVVNEYRAEYDAVIVTGGVGPTHDDVTMDGVAAALGRSLEEHETALAWLEEEGYSRSDLTEGTADLPAGARPLHNEVGVAPGAALEGVYVLPGVPAEMRAMFASIEPEFSGTETYREVVVADEPESALLDRIAALREQFDVSVGSYPGDSVRIALESTDETTVTEAASWLRERVETPAN from the coding sequence ATGAACGTCGCGGTCGTCACGGTCGGAGACGAACTGCTCGCCGGGCAGACGACGAACACGAACGCTACCTGGCTCTGTGAACGCCTCGCCGAGCGCGGCGTCGACGTCGAACGCGTCACGACGGTCCCGGACCGGATCGGAGACATCGCCCGCGTCGTCAACGAGTACCGCGCCGAGTACGACGCAGTGATCGTCACGGGCGGCGTCGGGCCGACGCACGACGACGTCACCATGGACGGCGTGGCTGCCGCGCTCGGCCGCTCGCTCGAGGAACACGAGACTGCCCTGGCCTGGCTCGAGGAGGAAGGCTACTCACGATCGGATCTAACGGAGGGGACGGCGGACCTGCCGGCGGGTGCACGGCCGCTTCACAACGAGGTTGGCGTCGCGCCGGGCGCAGCACTCGAGGGTGTCTACGTTCTGCCCGGCGTTCCCGCGGAGATGCGTGCGATGTTCGCGTCGATCGAACCGGAGTTTTCGGGGACCGAGACGTATCGCGAGGTCGTCGTCGCCGACGAACCCGAGAGCGCATTGCTCGATCGAATCGCGGCGCTACGCGAGCAGTTCGACGTGTCCGTCGGGAGCTACCCCGGAGACTCCGTCCGCATCGCTCTCGAGAGCACCGACGAGACGACAGTAACGGAGGCTGCGTCCTGGCTTCGAGAGCGCGTCGAGACGCCCGCGAACTAG
- the queC gene encoding 7-cyano-7-deazaguanine synthase QueC, translating to MTDDTSDRNDEAESTDEKRAVVLLSGGMDSATAAYEARDRGYEIYALHTSYGQQTADRELECARRVAEEVGAADFLWVETGHLASIGASSLTDDELEVADADTESDEIPTSYVPFRNANLLSMAVSYAEANDCEAVFIGAHSEDFSGYPDCRPEFFEAFEQVVDVGTKPETEIGIEAPFVDWSKTDIAERGVELEVPYEHTWSCYRENEPACGTCDACAFRLQAFQRLGVCDPIEYAERPSYVDGVADV from the coding sequence ATGACTGACGACACTTCCGATCGGAACGACGAAGCCGAATCGACCGACGAAAAACGCGCCGTCGTCTTGCTGTCCGGCGGCATGGACAGCGCCACGGCCGCATACGAAGCCCGCGACAGGGGGTACGAAATCTACGCCCTGCACACCTCCTACGGCCAGCAGACCGCGGACCGCGAACTCGAGTGTGCCCGCCGCGTCGCCGAGGAAGTCGGCGCTGCAGATTTCCTGTGGGTCGAGACCGGCCACCTCGCGTCGATCGGTGCCTCGAGTCTCACCGACGACGAACTGGAAGTCGCGGACGCGGACACGGAAAGCGACGAAATTCCGACCTCCTACGTTCCCTTCCGCAACGCCAACCTGCTCTCGATGGCCGTCTCCTACGCGGAGGCCAACGACTGCGAGGCCGTCTTCATCGGCGCTCACAGTGAGGACTTCTCGGGGTATCCCGACTGCCGACCAGAGTTCTTCGAGGCCTTCGAACAGGTGGTCGACGTCGGTACGAAACCCGAAACCGAGATCGGGATCGAAGCGCCGTTCGTCGACTGGTCGAAGACCGACATCGCCGAGCGCGGAGTGGAACTCGAGGTGCCCTACGAACACACCTGGAGCTGTTACCGCGAGAACGAACCGGCCTGTGGCACCTGTGACGCCTGTGCGTTCCGGCTGCAGGCGTTCCAGCGACTCGGCGTCTGCGATCCGATCGAGTACGCCGAGCGGCCGTCCTACGTCGATGGCGTAGCGGACGTGTAA
- a CDS encoding Single-stranded DNA binding protein: protein MELDNHAEDLASDLGVDKEEVKADLQNLIEYSVPIDEAKQSLRRKYGDGSSGGSSAPSSKDIADIAPEDSNVTVTGVVLTAGKRSIRYQGDDHVIVEGRLADDTGVIDYTSWEDFGLSPGDTITAGNASVREWDGEPELNLGESTSLSFEEESLETPYEIGGESDLADLQTGDRAADVEVTVLECERRTIDGRDGETEILSGVFGDESGRLPFTNWDPAPEIEEGNAVRIENAYVQEFRGVPEVNVSEFSTVTDLEREIDVGADTTTMDVGEAVRTGGIYDVEVVGNVIAVRDGSGLIQRCPECYRVIQKGQCRTHGDVDGIDDLRVKAIVDDGTGTLTAVLDDELTEDVYGGSLEDALEQAREAMDQEVVADRIRERIVGREYRVRGHLSVDEYGANLDAETFEESDDDPEQRARAFLESLGTGGADERETEVNA from the coding sequence ATGGAACTCGACAATCATGCCGAGGATCTCGCCTCCGACCTCGGTGTCGACAAAGAGGAGGTCAAAGCCGACCTGCAGAACCTGATAGAGTACAGCGTTCCCATCGACGAAGCCAAACAGAGCCTCCGCCGGAAGTACGGCGACGGCTCGAGCGGCGGTAGCAGTGCGCCCTCGTCGAAGGACATCGCCGACATCGCGCCCGAAGACAGCAACGTCACCGTTACCGGCGTCGTCCTCACCGCCGGCAAACGCTCGATTCGGTACCAGGGAGACGATCACGTCATCGTCGAAGGCCGACTGGCCGACGACACCGGCGTCATCGACTACACGTCCTGGGAGGACTTCGGCCTCTCGCCGGGCGATACGATCACCGCGGGCAACGCCTCCGTCCGAGAGTGGGACGGCGAACCCGAACTCAATCTCGGCGAGAGCACGTCGCTTTCCTTCGAGGAGGAATCGCTCGAGACTCCCTACGAGATCGGTGGCGAATCCGACCTCGCCGACCTCCAGACCGGTGACCGTGCGGCCGACGTCGAGGTGACCGTCCTCGAGTGTGAGCGCCGGACGATCGACGGACGTGACGGCGAGACCGAGATTCTGAGTGGCGTCTTCGGCGACGAGAGCGGCCGCCTGCCGTTTACGAACTGGGATCCCGCTCCGGAGATCGAGGAAGGAAACGCGGTCCGCATCGAGAACGCCTACGTTCAGGAGTTCCGCGGCGTCCCCGAGGTCAACGTCTCGGAGTTCTCGACCGTGACCGACCTCGAGCGCGAGATAGACGTCGGGGCCGATACGACGACGATGGACGTCGGTGAAGCCGTCCGAACCGGCGGCATCTACGACGTCGAGGTAGTCGGAAACGTCATCGCGGTGCGGGACGGCTCGGGGCTCATCCAGCGCTGCCCCGAGTGCTACCGCGTCATCCAGAAGGGGCAGTGCCGGACCCACGGCGACGTCGACGGGATCGACGACCTCCGCGTGAAAGCGATCGTCGACGACGGCACCGGGACGCTGACCGCCGTCCTCGACGACGAGTTGACCGAAGATGTCTACGGCGGCAGCCTCGAGGACGCCCTCGAACAAGCTCGCGAGGCGATGGACCAGGAGGTCGTCGCCGACCGGATCCGCGAGCGGATCGTCGGCCGCGAGTACCGCGTCCGCGGACATCTCTCGGTCGACGAGTACGGCGCGAATCTCGATGCCGAGACGTTCGAGGAGAGCGACGACGACCCCGAACAACGCGCACGAGCGTTCCTCGAGTCACTCGGGACCGGTGGTGCTGACGAACGCGAGACGGAGGTGAACGCATGA
- a CDS encoding winged helix-turn-helix domain-containing protein, with translation MSRSRTDRNDGDSTAVLSALGNKYSAEILCAADTPKSAQALSEDVEIPIATCYRRIEELVDAGLLTCEGRQLSDNGRRTNIYRRTLDEIEVDFSDETPDFSRKRRTEAKNRLQDQLGD, from the coding sequence ATGTCACGTAGTCGGACGGATAGAAACGACGGCGACTCGACCGCGGTGCTGTCGGCACTCGGCAACAAGTACAGCGCCGAAATTCTCTGTGCCGCGGACACACCGAAGTCGGCACAGGCACTGAGCGAGGACGTCGAGATACCGATCGCCACCTGCTACCGACGGATCGAAGAACTCGTCGATGCAGGCCTGCTGACCTGTGAGGGGCGACAGCTCTCGGACAACGGCCGGCGGACGAACATCTACCGGCGAACCCTGGACGAGATCGAGGTCGACTTCTCGGACGAGACGCCCGACTTCTCGCGCAAACGCCGCACCGAAGCCAAAAACAGACTGCAGGACCAGCTCGGCGACTGA
- a CDS encoding DUF7525 family protein, protein MATETESSTDKGLGIALALGALATIGALVMFTGAPDIEAAWGFAAAVLFASLAVVGIHVWE, encoded by the coding sequence ATGGCTACGGAAACGGAGTCGTCGACGGACAAAGGCCTTGGAATAGCGCTTGCACTCGGTGCGCTCGCGACCATCGGTGCGCTCGTGATGTTTACCGGTGCACCCGATATCGAGGCAGCGTGGGGCTTTGCTGCTGCAGTTCTCTTCGCCTCGCTCGCAGTCGTCGGCATCCACGTCTGGGAGTAG
- a CDS encoding DUF7123 family protein, with amino-acid sequence MTDYSDEEQRILSYLRESAARGEQYFRAKNIADAIGLSSKQVGARLPHLAEKSDEVDIEKWGRARSTTWKVTLS; translated from the coding sequence ATGACCGACTACTCCGACGAAGAGCAGCGGATCCTCTCGTATCTCCGCGAGAGCGCCGCCCGAGGTGAGCAGTACTTTCGGGCAAAGAACATCGCGGATGCGATCGGCCTCTCGTCGAAACAGGTAGGTGCACGACTACCCCATCTCGCCGAGAAGTCCGACGAAGTCGACATCGAAAAGTGGGGACGCGCCCGCTCGACCACCTGGAAAGTCACCCTTAGCTGA